Proteins from a single region of Apium graveolens cultivar Ventura chromosome 7, ASM990537v1, whole genome shotgun sequence:
- the LOC141673161 gene encoding F-box protein At2g26160-like: MGHKRSSCADMWKDLPAELLNVIAQKFKYVDEITRFSAVCKSWNSAASELNNQLTSFLPHKYPWLLLAEDTGLDISACKVGGDDQTLPDPDLIIKNIPSTRGLFSLKTKKIYYLDLPQATNKVILGTNKGWLLTLGGDLEINLLHPLNRLQFPLPSMLTLPSQEEYHDDYFPQQASTKVITKVALSSQVPIKSALQNQGTCHLPIIMVICERGVLGCARLRDNCWKNVELEAGQRLFHDIVYHKKNFYAIDFRGGVHMCEIDDNDDRKETQSPKGKLITSIPIFKHYQVRSYMIEALSGSHIWVVLRFYIEKNSKEDIPGDFRYYTSNFLVLKLDVHHSDSNEVPSCTWVEDVRDLGNEALFIGRTSSTSIASSDCIKPNSIYFTDELWQWFWATGGGHDMGIFNVQTGEMQPHFSGISIHNFSPPLWYI; this comes from the coding sequence ATGGGTCATAAAAGATCATCATGTGCTGATATGTGGAAAGATCTTCCTGCAGAACTCCTGAATGTTATAGCTCAGAAATTCAAGTACGTGGACGAAATTACAAGATTTTCAGCTGTATGCAAATCATGGAATTCTGCAGCTTCTGAACTGAATAACCAGCTGACGTCATTCCTGCCACACAAATATCCCTGGTTGCTCCTTGCTGAAGACACTGGATTAGATATAAGTGCATGTAAGGTTGGAGGAGATGATCAAACACTACCAGACCCTGATCTTATAATTAAGAATATTCCTAGTACTCGCGGTTTGTTCAGTCTAAAAACAAAAAAGATATACTATCTTGATTTGCCCCAGGCTACAAACAAAGTAATACTAGGAACAAACAAAGGATGGTTGTTAACGCTAGGCGGAGATTTAGAAATTAATCTATTGCATCCGCTAAATAGGCTCCAATTTCCACTTCCTTCTATGCTCACGTTGCCTTCTCAAGAAGAGTATCATGATGATTATTTCCCACAACAGGCCTCCACCAAGGTTATCACTAAAGTTGCTTTGTCTTCACAAGTACCTATAAAATCTGCATTACAAAATCAGGGTACCTGTCATCTTCCCATAATAATGGTTATCTGTGAACGTGGAGTATTGGGTTGCGCTAGATTGAGAGACAACTGTTGGAAAAATGTGGAGTTAGAAGCTGGTCAAAGACTATTCCATGATATTGTTTACCACAAGAAAAATTTCTATGCTATAGATTTTCGTGGTGGAGTTCATATGTGTGAGATTGATGACAATGACGACAGAAAAGAAACGCAGTCACCCAAGGGAAAATTGATCACATCAATTCCCATTTTCAAGCATTATCAAGTTCGAAGTTATATGATTGAAGCATTATCTGGATCCCACATTTGGGTAGTGTTGCGCTTTTATATCGAAAAAAACAGTAAAGAAGATATTCCTGGAGATTTTAGGTATTATACAAGTAATTTTTTGGTATTGAAGTTGGATGTGCATCATTCTGATTCTAATGAAGTTCCATCATGTACTTGGGTAGAAGATGTAAGAGATTTGGGAAACGAGGCATTATTTATTGGGAGAACTTCATCAACATCTATAGCATCTTCCGATTGTATTAAACCAAATAGCATATACTTTACCGACGAGTTGTGGCAGTGGTTTTGGGCTACAGGAGGAGGTCATGATATGGGAATTTTCAATGTGCAGACGGGCGAAATGCAGCCTCATTTTTCAGGGATATCTATTCATAATTTCTCTCCACCACTTTGGTACATCTAA